The sequence below is a genomic window from Dioscorea cayenensis subsp. rotundata cultivar TDr96_F1 chromosome 6, TDr96_F1_v2_PseudoChromosome.rev07_lg8_w22 25.fasta, whole genome shotgun sequence.
aaaaaagttaaatattaattttaaaacaatatttttaataataattataattatgatgATGTATATTACTTGTGAAAAAATGACTGATTTTTATCACACAAACGAGTTGAAACCTGAGAGCTTTACTATTCATGAAGCTCGATGTAGACTCGAGCTCAACTAAAATAATGGCGAGCCGAGCTTGAACATGGTCAGGCATGGCTCGGCTCGGCTACACCCCTATTGGTTCTAATATGGATGTAAACTCATGAAAATAATACTGATACTAGTGGCTAGAAATCCTATTTGCTATCAAAATAATCGAAATTATGCATGACATCCATAAAGGTTCAAGAAGTTAAAAATGTAGGAGAATGCATACCCATTCACTAGGGCAAAGTGAGCGATAATATTTTGCAAACTTTTCGCACTCTTGCGCATCATCTCCTTTTGCAGCAACACACCTGAGCAAACATGGCACATATCCAATGGTTTAATgcaatgcatttttttatacaaaaatttccCTGGACAACGGTCTCTACTATATATCAAAGAGAGAGACGGAGGCCGTACCTGTGATATTCAATATAGCGCGTAAAGCAATGCcttgtttgatttgttgttgGGAAACGAAAATCAGCTGGTGCAGTCTCAAGCTGAAtttgaaaacaatataatatgTCAGTATGTTGAAAAACAATTGCTTTGAAAATTTCTGTGTGCATTCAAAAGTAAATTTGACAATGAATGGGTACACAAAATGTCTGATGTATAAGCAAACCTTTATCGCTGGTGTCTCCTCTTCAGCATTTCCTTGATCTTCTGTTTCTTTCTCAGAAGTATCAGTAGGCTCCTCTGAGGTAGGCGCCTCTGGGACAGGCTCTGTTGGTTCCTCCGCAACGGGAGCATTTTCCACTGGAGCAGAGGTTACCTCGGTTGTCTCCTTAGCAACTTCCTCGGTTTTGGTATCATCAGGCTTTTCATCCACAGTTGTTTCAACAGGCTTGTCACTCTGATCGGGCTGCACTTCCTTATCCTGCAATGACCATTGCTGCACCCATTCAATATAGATCTAATTAACAGTGGGAttccaaaattaatttaagatGAAATGTTACAATGCAGTATTCTAGCTATCAACAAACAGTACTTATTGGCTGAACAAGTTAGAGAGCTTGGTATGACCATCAAACAACATCCGGCATATGAAAACCATATGGCAAGGACAAGGACTACCTTGCCTTAAAACAATCTAGACAAGTATATACactttaaaataacttttctttacATAATATCCTAACCTAAAGCATGTTCTCATCAGAAAATTAGCTAGTGTCATATTGAAGGACTTAGCCATAGAATCTCACTTCATTGTGGATGATCTCACATTAGAAAAACCACAATCACAGTTCCAATAGATTCCAACACTCAAAGTTCATAGGACTTCTAATAGCAGCCAACACTTGTCAGTTGTCAATAGTACCGTCCATGGGACCTAGATTCACAGGGGATATATCCCTAGCCCTGAGCCCAAATTTATAAACATATCAATGACCCTGTTCCTGAACCCAAGTACAGAGATAAATATTTTCTCATCCCCATACCAGCAGGGATTACTCATATTCAGTGATTCCCATtcccaaatttattttttcttaaaaaaattagtcttcatttttttaaatgagtaattattaattttataattaattaatatacttGAATCATGATTTATGGATCGATTCTCTTTTACTTAATATGTTTTCAGTCTAATATAAATAAGTGTCTAGCAAtctttaactttaaaaaaaaaaatagacaatcCATGGGATTCATTCTCTAATCTTATCTCTTAATCTCACACTCCCTAACTCACATTTTATTTACATCGACAAATCTCCCTActaatgatttaaaataaatcattaaaaaaagttcaagaaaataaaaaatagataatacaaatctagggttttatttagtcttttttttctctttaataatgttttttatatcattattaattttgataattaaataaatatatgaccatttttaaacttctttttatttagatacttataacataaaataaaattatatatataatatttaattgtatATTTGAGAGATGGGCCAAGACAGGGAGGCCATTCCCCATCCCGGCCCCATCCTTGACAAAGAATTATATCCCACTCCAGTCTAACCCCATTCCTCAAAATTTATCCTCGACTCCGACCCTGGCAAGGCAGAGGATCAAATTCCTCGTTGGGTCCTGGGCAAATTGACAACCCTATGGAACATAGCTGGAGAATATTTGATGCATCAAACAAACAATCCACATATTCCCTCAAAACATGCATCAAACAGACAATCCACATATTCCCCCAAAACTCACGAAAGTTTTCCCTAAGCAAAACGGCACAATAACCTTTTCAAACAATTGAAGGAACTATAAAATCATTAACTATTGCATCCTAGAAATTTACTGTCCctcataaatataattaacagGTCTTAAAAGGGGAGATATTTCTCCAATGTTAGTCATGGGCTACATAATAGTAGTTCTTGTGTTGGTACTTTGATTATATCGTGCTACTAAATTAAGCAGTTTCGGGTGTTATATTTCATTTGGTGCTTGGTTAATATAACAGGGGTTCAAAAGTGACACTTCCAAGAATCCATTCCAGAATCATTCCTGTGTTTTACTATAAAGTTCACTTGGTCGGCTTATGACCTTTTTTCTTTACCCAGCATTGttgtaataaaaagaaaatggtcTTTAACATTTTGTGCACATCATAAACTATACCAATATCATCAATTTGCTGATTTTTGGGACTTGCTATTCCTTTATTTCAtcattataaacaaaaacagTACTAAACCTGTGGATGCCATTTGGTTGTAACTCAGTTTACTTAATGaaattaaatcttaaaaaaaaaaaattcagtctTAACATTTGTGCACATCATAAAGTGTCCCAATATCATCAATTTGCCAACTTTTTGGGTTTGGTATTCCTTTTTCtcataattataaacaaaaacagTACTAAACCTGTGAATGCCATGTCTTTGTAACTCAGTTTACttaatgaaattaaatcaaacaaaaattcagTTTTAACATTTGTGTGCATCATAAACTGTCCCAATATCATCAATTTGTCAACATTTCAGTTTTAACATTCCTTTCTTTCATCATTATAAACACAAAACAGTACTAAACCCTGTGGATGTCATTTGGTTGTAACTCAGTTTGCTTAATGAAAgtaaatctaaaaaaaacaaacacacacacacacacacatccatCTACAGCTTTATCTGATATTAAGCATTCAATGACAATGATATTAAacctacaaaaaaaaagaaaaaattcagatCCATTTCCAATTTTCGTTGAATAATACGCATTCAACCCATCAAGATTGGTGGTGCTACATCAGTGAGATCCACACCAAATACCAATTTCAACTCATCCAAAACACCCAATTTCATCAAATTCACCACCAAACTCCCAAATCAATTGTCTCATAATTCAGTCACTATACCAAAAACTAAACCTCATtaaaaatcacacaaaaaattcaacaaaaaaatcaaactatccaatcaaaaaacaaaacctCCAGCTCGATCTACCAGACGAGTTAAACACGTTCagatccattaaaaaaatcccatttttttgtgGGAAATTCTAAGCGATTACTAATCCATTAGAGAACAAAGAACGGAGAGGGAGTGAAGGATCTATACCTCGGCCAAGCTTGGGACTTTCTCCGGCACCGATTCCGCCATCGGAGAGCAGCTCTCGATTCAAAGACGGCGGCTTGTTCCTCACTCGTGAAGCAATAGACAAGGAAAGAGCTTTCGCGAGAGGTTCATTCATAGATGACACTGTGAAGCTCCCCCAAATGTCAGCCGTTAGATTTGCCCCGAGATTCGTCTTTTCTTCTAAACTATTTTCTAATTGTCATTTTTTCCGACCGTCATCTAACTACTtcgtcttttatttttttttttacttgttacatttactgattaaaaaaatcaatttaaattaattaattatctatattttatataaaaaaaaattattattttctaaaattatttttatttaaaaccctatttaaaatcccattagttaaatatataaattaatatttagttgattgtgatttattaaaaaatatgtaaatacattaaattaaaggataaatttataaaaaaaaattatttaatgctagaaaaaatttcttatgtgacaaataaaaataaacagagAAGAGCCCCGAAATGTAACAACTAAAAAGAAACGAAAaagaatatgtatatatatatataacttaaaactttgaataattttataaatatattttaaaaaatcaataatagcCAAATAGCGCATGCGAAAGCATGTGAGTATAAAGAGGAATTTCATTGTGTAGCGTATTGTGCAATACTGTAAAAATATCATAGAAAAATTATTCAATACTATTTAATAGGTCTCTTGTGAAAAGAGTTATATTTTTCCATCCTTATAGGGTAGCGGAGATAGGAGATTTATTATTGTGGAGTTATAGttcatcatatattattttaagtgCACATTACAAGTTATTATTGTCCTACAGTGTTCGCATGCccatatgataaatatataaaaaattattaagctACCATAACAGGTGCATTATCtgtacttgtttatttttttgacaaccGCTTTTGTAAAGCGATATTTGTCAtctttgtgaaaaaaaaaaaaatcggttTAAATGCAAATATGAtacaaattatgttttttaatccctccaattttttttttttaagtacatatatatcttatctttttataaatGGCAGGAGTTCATTGGACAATCACAAGAGCCAgacataaataacaaaatcaaatataaaccTTGCATGCATTTGGACAACAGATATTCATAAACATTTGTGCATTAGAACCAAATTAGAGTCTTCAAAATTCacaacatgaaacaaagaagaTGGACAGGTATCAACAATCATGAATTTTCacttgatttcaaagttataaACAATGCAAGTGTTGTATCATGTGCTGTTTTAAGCACAAAAAACAAGCATCAGAAATGTAATTGACGTaacaaaaaattagaagaaaatcaaatcagaacTACTTGTGAAAGCTTCTTCTCCGCAGCAAATCACCAAATCTTCGGAAAAGTTGCCGTTTCTTTTCTCAACTTAAAAGGAGAATTCTCCTCATGCCCAATGCTATCTAATCGAGCCTTGTCGATGAGAGATGAGCCAGAAGGAATAGAGGAAGGAGGAGCCCTCAACTCTGTGAGACCACTAAAAGATTGAGACTTGCGATTCCTCTCGCGGTTATGCTCTGGTGACCAAACCATATCGAATATAGATCCTTCGAATCTCCCTGACTCACCTATAGAGTATCTGCGCGAAAGAGTACCAGGAGGATTTGCTCGGCTCATATGTTCGGATGGAAATTTTGACATAGTCTTATTGCTCTTGACTTCACCAATCACTGGTTTCGGTTCACTAAATGTATCGATAGCTTTTTTCTTAGAGTCAATACCTGAAGTAGCAGTTAGCAAACTCTGCAATTCCTTTACACTTTGAGTGGCCGCAGCTTCACTCACCTTAAGACATTCGTACTCTTGTTTGATGCTCCGCAAGGCATTCTCTTTGTCGCATAGAGTGTCCTTCATTTGAGAATTCTCCTTCCGAACAATCTCCAAAGCTTCTTTCACGATGGTAGCCTCATTCACCGCTTGTTTCAGTATATCACGCAGCCTTGAATTCTCTTCACGCGATCCTCTAAGCAAATCGATCAGTCTATTGTTTTCCCTGTTCATATTTGTAATCTCCTCTTCGGTAATCTTCATGAAGTTTATAAACCCATTCTCTTTCTCAATCCAAGTGCCTTGCAAATCCTCCGCTTCGAGCTTCAATCTCTTGCTTTCTTCCAACGCCCGGTGGAGCTTCTCCTCAGCACTCTTTCAACAAAGCCTTCGAGCATTTCGCTTCAGCTCTCGTGCTCTCTAATTCAGATTGTGTCTTGGAGAGCTTCTCCTTCACTTGATGTGCCTCTGTGCTTACTTCCTTAAGAGCCATAGCAAGAGCATCCATCGCCATCTTACTTTTCTCTTCTGCTTGGACAGCTAACTTAAGCTCATTTTCAAGCATTCTAACTTTCTCTTCACCACGAACCGCACCAAGTGATCGATGCTTCTCTAGAATCTTCCCATGATGACCATGAGAACTCTCCAAACTTCTTAGTCTCTCCATGAGACTTTTTATCTCCAACTTCGCCTCTTCAAGCGAAATCTTCGCCTCCTCAAGTTGCTTTGTCTGACAAACCAAAGATTCCAGCATTTCCCTCTCTGAATCCTTTGCCTTCAATGCTTCCACCTCCAAATGCTCAATCCTGCTCGATATCGAACCCTCGACAGCCCCATTTCTCTGTGATACAATTCTTGTAGACATTTCATCGAACAGTTGGTGGACATGAGATTTGTCATCCCTAACCCTCATCAGCCCATCATGAACACCATCCAATGGACACTGCATCTATGAAACTCTCAATTCACCACCAATtcctacaaaaaaaatttaccaacaATTCCAACAATAAATCCCATGAACCTTATCACAAATTccttcaaaaaaagaaaaatcgcATTTTGAACCGCAAATCCGCAACAAGAGAAGCATTAGAGAAGAAAATTGATAACAAGAAGAGATTTTGAGTACCTTGGATAGAAGAACAGCAttgaaatgaaaagagaaaaacgGAGATATTAAgaggagaaaagagaaaggtgAGAGTTTGCATTCGAAAAGCATCGTTAAATCCAAAATTAGAAGAACCTGTTTGGTTATGAGAATTTGGCGGGTAATAAGAACCTTCAATGTATGTGTTTGTGCGGCTAAAAAACTGCCACGtggaaatcattcattttattttactatatatatataatatataaggctttaaaattttttaagaaattaactGATTAAGTTAGTTTTATCCAAGGATTTAAAAActggaccggaccggccggttgaaccggttgaatcGGGAACCGGCCACCAGTCCGGTTCATTTGTATATATTGAACCGGGTTCTAATTGAACCGGCTATGAACCGTTGTCGGACCGGGAACCGGTGAACCGGTTCAACCAGACCGaccgtttttttttaaaaaaaaattgaactttgaatttatttggtGGTTCAtgttatattaatattagaaaatttgttgtattaatattggaaaatttgaattttcttatgttgaagttgtgaattgaatcaattgataCTTGTGGACTTGTTTGGTGCTTTGTTATTTGTACTTTGTAGATTTGtagtatttttgtatataactaTGTATGTTCATgttgagaaattaaattttatatagaagTGAAAGTTGTGAATTCTTCAAGCTTGTGCCTTGTGGTAGTGATGGGCTTGTTTGTTACTTGTTGGTCTTGTTTTTTAATGTAGTCTTGTCTTGAGTCTTATACAGTGTAGACTTgtagttatatacttatattttaaaaataaaattgatggaGGACTTGTGATTTGTGACTTGTGAgctagtaaaagaaataaaattttaatttcatagttatatttattaaatttctatttttccccatttttctgatttttctagattttttttataattttatgaaattttattattattttttaaaatttatttattttaaaaaaaatttaaaaatagaaagcaGTGAACCGGCCGGTCAAACCGGTTGGACCGGTTGAACCGCGAACCGGTTGGCCAACCGATTCGTCgaccggtccggtttttaaatccttggTTTTATCCAAGATttagaaagaataaaaataaaaataaaaataaattctgaCAAAATACaagggttaaaataaaaatgaacaatTGATTATAGTAAAAATTTAGTGAAGGTGTGCATGAAAAAATTTTGCAAGGGTGTCGtgtgatttttcttttcgtaaaATTATAGAATGTTATTTGATCCAACTCGAAAAGCTTGTAATgtgatttatgtaattttttaaattataaaaattttaagagatGTGTAACGGCATGGATGATAATTATATTGCACCAAagaattatggtttatttaaaaatcctttttagagttttattattaaaaaaacacattgaCACAGTGAGGTATGATTATTGTACTCACAATTTTCAAAacagtgaaattattttttcttcttctatttgtgattttttttaattgttcatATAAACTTGTGTATGTGTAGGCATGGCCACAGGGCAAGTGTATGATTTatgaatttaatatttattaatattagatttattaatgAAACTTAGATTACGACATTCATGTGGCACTATTATATACGAAATCAAGATCACTTATCTATAGCATAGCAAATTATAGAAGACGACGAGAGTCTTTGAGTTCACGCTTAAAAATACCAAAGACTCTTCTAATCTATTTCATCTTCTCCAACCGATAAAACTAggtatttataaaaacaataaatcaaagatCCCTAGTGGCAGGGGGCGGAGGCAGAGGGGCAGGGGCGGCCGCCCCCTGCCGCCGCCGCCcctttcctctctctctctctctctctctctctctctaattagtttttttagtcccccctctctctctctaattagttttagttttttagtcccccctctctctctctctctctctctctctctctctctctctctctctttaaatatatatatatatatatctttttttctctctctatgtttttttattattatttattttttacaaattaatagatatagtctaaaaaaaaagaaaggccATAAGTTCTAAGTGCAATAAGATCTTTAGTTcaaaaacttattaaaaaaataatagtagtaATAAAGTCGACGTAGTTGCGGGTGTAGGGTTCAGTAATccaaactttttcatttttagcgAGATTGACTGGATTGGATGATTAAATTTGAGCTGCATGACGCTGATCCTAATCTATACACTCGTTTATTCCTTTTTGttaacaaaaaaatctaaaacatatttttttaaaaaaaatattatcaaaaatttattatttgatttattaatattttataaattactttatgtaatattttttaaaatatctatgtttttagtttatgattttttacacattaatttatataatatataaaattacatttttagtagatttttttaaatatttattgtttaaaatttaatttttataaactaaactataaattaacatataaatacttttaaaaaattataaaacttttaattaattaattaattatttttcaactcGCCCCCCTAATCTTTACTTTCTGGCTCCGCCACTGCCTAGTGGTGtactatatataatctttaccatcaaaggattaaGTGCTAACTTAGGAATCCATTTTATAAAGTTATGGACtactttatttagtttgaattttagaTTGAATTAATTTCATCAcgaaattaattcaaaatagaatttaaactaACAATTAGttataaattcattatttcTTTGCCAATATATCATTCATACATTGCATTGAGAACTACACAAACACAATAATTGGAAAATCAAATGTTATAATAACCTTATACCTTTCACTAAAACTCGAGTAATCAAtccatatatataatcttatatattttttatttttttggtggttTTTTTGAAGTAATAGATGGCACACACTTTCTTTggtttcaaatcaaaataaaaatgagctttattcttaaaaacatttttttggcAATTGAAAGTACAATATGAATTTCCCCcttcatattattaaataaaaaaggtttATAAATTCTACTTTTATAAACCCTTCTTGTTATCCATCCAAATAGTACACCTTAAACTCTTCCCTTGAAGGAGTAAATCAAAGgctttatttatatctttaaaaTTCACTTCATGTGTGATAAAATCCTCCAAGTTGAGTTCCTacattaacatttaaaaaaataataataaaataaaattatgaaaaattgtaaatatgtaagtactatttaaattaaataataaaatcaccTTATCAAGATATTTCTTAGCAAGAATTGGGATGTCCTCTTTGGGCTTTGTCCCCCCAAATACAGATCCAATTATTGATTTTCCATATAACAACTCTCTTGCATCAATAGACAGTGGGGCACCCATGCATTTCAACCCCTAAAATGACAGTTTTACCCCAACcctgcattaaaaaaattaagattaaaaataaataaataccataaataatttaatattctacttaaaaaaataataatttctttttgcaAAAATGAACCTCCTAGAACATAAATTGCATTGTTTCAAAATATCATCCATAATTGTTTGTATCTATAGCAACTTTGATTTTACTTTGCAACTTTAGATAAAATGACAGTTTTGCCCctatttttgcattaaaaaaatcaggttaaaaaaatataaaaataatttggtaCTCTGGCtataaataatagttatttttttcaaaaatattcttCCAGAAATCTAAGaacataaattgtattttcaaaatattaccCATAATTGAGTGTATATATAGCAATTTTAATTGTGCTATTAtgaaattttgtgttttgtaaGAGTATATATGTACTAATTTAGGGGATATTTAGGTTAAATGACTGTTTTAACCCACCCTCCACATTAAAAatcagattttaaaaaatagatattagaaataatttaatactACTCTTCCAAAaaagtaataattgattttacaTAAATGCCCTCCAAGATCATAAAGTTGCAATCATCAAAACATTATCCATGGCTGGGCATATCCACCggaattttaattttgctttgCATTTTTATGAAAGAGTATATATGTCTTTATGACAAGTAACAAGGGTATTTCggtaatttcaaaattttagagagagagaagcaCCTGTCTAGAGCTTTTGAAAGCCTCGGACATCAAAGAAGCTAAACCAATACACTCAAAGCAATAATCAGCACCACTTCCACCCGTCATCTCCTTAATcacctttatttaaaaattaataataattattattgttaataaatttaaatttaattatataaataaatcattgtaaattaataatgctgaaaaaaaaaacctcatgaACAGGTCTCCCACCAATCTCATTTGGGTTAATAAAATCAGTGAGACCAAATTTCTTGCCTGCAATCACAATTAAAACAATTTCATGATTTACATAATTTgttacatttatataaatttccatAAGTATCGATGAAAAATaccaaaaacaaattgaaaaggatatttttttttaataatgccAATGATTTCGAGCTCAATTCAAGAAAAACTTGAACTCGACTTGATCATGGTCGAATCGAGCTCAAGTAGTTGAACAAACAAAATTCGAGCATCTTAATACTTGATTTGAGTGCTCCTGAGTCTACTCAAATAGTTGTATCTATGTGCGTATATTAGTTTGTTTTAGAAtcactttatatttatataaatatatataagttcaaACTTGTGCTCGACCTcaagcataaaaatatttatgattaaaTCAAGTATATTCATTAGTTAGAATAGCTCGATTTATGTATTAAGTCGAgtataaattagaaaaataaaactttgaatGATTTCAAGCCGAATAACAAGCAACAAATTTTCAACTGCAGTAATGCTCTAATACCTTGATACTCAACTCAAATTAGATCAATTACACCCCTACCATATTGTACAGGGTGTTTGTATCCTCGTAAGGAAGTGGTTTCAAACCTTAACTCACATATGATGTGGGCA
It includes:
- the LOC120263283 gene encoding uncharacterized protein LOC120263283 isoform X2 yields the protein MQCPLDGVHDGLMRVRDDKSHVHQLFDEMSTRIVSQRNGAVEGSISSRIEHLEVEALKAKDSEREMLESLVCQTKQLEEAKISLEEAKLEIKSLMERLRSLESSHGHHGKILEKHRSLGAVRGEEKVRMLENELKLAVQAEEKSKMAMDALAMALKEVSTEAHQVKEKLSKTQSELESTRAEAKCSKALLKEC
- the LOC120263010 gene encoding cytochrome c oxidase subunit 6b-1-like isoform X1 — translated: MAESVPEKVPSLAEQWSLQDKEVQPDQSDKPVETTVDEKPDDTKTEEVAKETTEVTSAPVENAPVAEEPTEPVPEAPTSEEPTDTSEKETEDQGNAEEETPAIKLETAPADFRFPTTNQTRHCFTRYIEYHRCVAAKGDDAQECEKFAKYYRSLCPSEWIERWNEQRENGTFPGPL
- the LOC120263283 gene encoding uncharacterized protein LOC120263283 isoform X1, coding for MKITEEEITNMNRENNRLIDLLRGSREENSRLRDILKQAVNEATIVKEALEIVRKENSQMKDTLCDKENALRSIKQEYECLKVSEAAATQSVKELQSLLTATSGIDSKKKAIDTFSEPKPVIGEVKSNKTMSKFPSEHMSRANPPGTLSRRYSIGESGRFEGSIFDMVWSPEHNRERNRKSQSFSGLTELRAPPSSIPSGSSLIDKARLDSIGHEENSPFKLRKETATFPKIW
- the LOC120263010 gene encoding cytochrome c oxidase subunit 6b-1-like isoform X2, encoding MAESVPEKVPSLAEDKEVQPDQSDKPVETTVDEKPDDTKTEEVAKETTEVTSAPVENAPVAEEPTEPVPEAPTSEEPTDTSEKETEDQGNAEEETPAIKLETAPADFRFPTTNQTRHCFTRYIEYHRCVAAKGDDAQECEKFAKYYRSLCPSEWIERWNEQRENGTFPGPL